From the genome of Thermoflexus hugenholtzii, one region includes:
- the rplJ gene encoding 50S ribosomal protein L10 — MPFTRAEKDQMIARYRELLARSQAVILADYQGLDAMSMYRLRQKIRKSGGVFHVTKNTLLRIALQQAGWTVPEDLLQGPTAAAFCLEDPPVVAKALLEFAEESKILKVKGGLLDGRRLRPEDVKALSELPPRPVVLGQVLGAIQAPAAQLAGVLTAVLQQVVGVLQARADQLKEASQTP, encoded by the coding sequence TTGCCGTTCACGCGAGCAGAGAAGGATCAGATGATCGCTCGGTATCGAGAGCTGCTCGCCCGCAGCCAGGCGGTGATCCTGGCGGACTATCAGGGGCTGGATGCGATGAGCATGTATCGCCTCCGGCAGAAGATCCGCAAATCCGGCGGGGTTTTCCACGTCACCAAGAACACGCTGCTGCGGATCGCCCTGCAACAGGCCGGGTGGACGGTGCCGGAGGACCTGCTGCAGGGTCCCACCGCCGCCGCCTTCTGCCTGGAGGACCCACCCGTCGTGGCCAAGGCGCTCCTGGAGTTCGCCGAGGAGAGCAAGATCCTGAAGGTCAAGGGCGGGCTGCTCGACGGGCGCCGGCTGCGCCCGGAGGACGTGAAGGCGCTCTCCGAGCTGCCGCCGCGCCCGGTGGTGCTGGGCCAGGTGCTGGGAGCCATCCAGGCCCCGGCGGCCCAGCTGGCCGGCGTGCTCACCGCGGTCCTGCAGCAGGTGGTGGGCGTGCTGCAGGCGCGGGCTGATCAATTGAAAGAAGCTTCCCAAACCCCTTAA
- a CDS encoding Uma2 family endonuclease, which translates to MSIIRMAQAGILSEDDRIELIEGEIVWMSPIGSRHARCVRLLNRIFSKGVGDRAIADVQNLIHLGERSEPQPDVALLKPRPDFYAGLHPGPDDVLLLVEVMEHSAAYDREVKVPLYARFGIPEVWLVDLEEEVVEVYQAPSPQGYQRAARFGRGDRLAPQAFPDLVLMVDEIL; encoded by the coding sequence ATGAGTATCATTCGGATGGCCCAGGCGGGGATCCTCTCTGAGGACGATCGGATTGAGCTGATCGAAGGAGAGATCGTGTGGATGAGCCCGATCGGAAGTCGCCATGCGAGGTGCGTCCGGCTTCTGAATCGGATCTTCTCGAAGGGGGTGGGCGACCGGGCGATCGCCGACGTTCAAAACCTCATCCACCTGGGGGAGCGTTCGGAGCCGCAACCGGACGTGGCGTTGCTGAAGCCCCGTCCGGATTTCTACGCGGGCCTCCATCCGGGCCCTGATGACGTGCTGTTGCTTGTGGAAGTGATGGAGCACTCCGCGGCTTACGATCGGGAGGTAAAAGTCCCGCTTTACGCCCGATTCGGGATCCCGGAGGTCTGGCTGGTGGACCTGGAGGAGGAGGTGGTGGAGGTGTATCAGGCGCCTTCTCCCCAGGGATATCAGAGGGCGGCGCGGTTCGGGCGGGGGGATCGGCTGGCGCCCCAGGCGTTTCCGGATCTCGTCCTGATGGTGGATGAGATCCTTTGA
- the rplL gene encoding 50S ribosomal protein L7/L12 translates to MADLQKLVEELSSLTLLEAVELVKLLEERWGVKAAAPVAVAAAVPAAAPGAPAAAPAVEEKTEFDVILKEVGPKKIEVIKVVRQLTNLGLKEAKDLVEAAPRPVLEGVSKEVAQDAKAKLEAVGAVVEIK, encoded by the coding sequence ATGGCGGATCTTCAGAAGCTGGTTGAGGAGCTGAGCAGCCTGACGTTGCTGGAGGCGGTGGAGCTGGTGAAGCTGCTGGAGGAGCGCTGGGGAGTGAAGGCCGCGGCGCCCGTCGCGGTGGCCGCTGCCGTCCCCGCGGCCGCTCCGGGTGCTCCCGCGGCGGCCCCAGCCGTGGAGGAGAAGACCGAGTTCGATGTGATCCTCAAGGAGGTCGGGCCGAAGAAGATCGAGGTGATCAAGGTGGTGCGCCAGCTGACCAACCTGGGCCTCAAGGAGGCCAAGGATCTGGTCGAGGCGGCCCCCAGGCCGGTCCTGGAGGGCGTCAGCAAAGAGGTGGCCCAGGACGCCAAGGCCAAGCTGGAGGCGGTGGGCGCGGTGGTGGAGATCAAGTAA
- the secE gene encoding preprotein translocase subunit SecE — protein sequence MAKVAETRRWLRGDWAPLRYLREVQGELKKVRWPDRQELYRLTGVVLAVTIGMSILLGLVDYFFFWLFGGIFTTPQDPLRLGIAVVGSLIGLGALAFALSRE from the coding sequence GTGGCGAAGGTAGCGGAGACCCGGCGGTGGCTGCGGGGCGACTGGGCCCCGCTGCGCTATCTACGGGAGGTCCAGGGGGAGCTGAAGAAGGTCCGCTGGCCGGACCGGCAGGAGCTTTACCGGTTGACGGGGGTGGTCCTGGCGGTCACCATCGGCATGTCGATTCTCCTGGGGCTGGTCGACTATTTCTTCTTCTGGCTGTTCGGCGGGATCTTCACCACGCCCCAGGATCCCCTGCGGCTCGGGATCGCCGTAGTGGGCAGCTTGATCGGGCTGGGAGCCCTCGCCTTCGCCCTCAGCCGCGAGTGA
- a CDS encoding ABC transporter ATP-binding protein, whose amino-acid sequence MKPLLQARDLEVTFDLGRHGRLVAVDRVSFDLGHGEFVALVGESGSGKSTTALALIRLVPPPGFISGGRLLWWDDREETPVDLLQLSPGRMRERRWRDIAMVFQGAQNALNPVMRIAEQMVETVRTHQAMPRDEILDRAARCLRMVRLEPSRVLRAYPHELSGGMRQRVLIAMSLLLTPRLLILDEPTTALDVITQAHILELLKEIQEQLGLTMLLLTHDLAVVAKTARRVLIMYAGRIVEEAPTEDLFEAPYHPYTQGLLQAVPTLRGDLAAKRPIPGSPPDMRHPPSGCRFHPRCPYADELCRRVEPILEEAGGRRVACHHWQRIHQGAPLLEALQ is encoded by the coding sequence ATGAAACCTCTGTTGCAGGCCCGGGATCTGGAGGTCACATTCGATCTGGGGCGGCACGGCCGTCTGGTCGCCGTCGACCGGGTGTCCTTCGACCTGGGGCACGGCGAGTTTGTGGCCCTGGTTGGGGAGAGCGGGAGCGGCAAGAGCACCACCGCCCTCGCCCTGATCCGTCTGGTCCCGCCCCCCGGCTTCATCTCCGGCGGCCGCCTGTTGTGGTGGGATGATCGAGAGGAAACGCCGGTGGACCTTCTCCAGCTGAGCCCCGGGCGAATGCGGGAGCGCCGCTGGCGGGATATCGCGATGGTCTTCCAGGGAGCCCAGAACGCCCTCAATCCGGTCATGCGCATCGCCGAGCAGATGGTGGAAACCGTGCGAACGCATCAGGCCATGCCGCGCGACGAGATCCTGGATCGGGCCGCCCGGTGCCTGCGCATGGTCCGCCTGGAGCCCTCCCGGGTGCTCCGGGCCTATCCCCATGAGCTCAGCGGCGGGATGCGCCAGCGGGTGTTGATCGCCATGAGCTTGTTGCTGACCCCCCGCCTGCTGATCCTGGATGAACCGACCACGGCCCTGGACGTGATCACCCAAGCGCATATCCTTGAGCTCTTAAAGGAGATCCAGGAACAGCTGGGGCTGACGATGCTCCTGCTCACCCACGACCTGGCTGTGGTCGCGAAAACAGCCCGTCGAGTTCTGATCATGTATGCGGGCCGGATTGTGGAGGAGGCCCCCACCGAAGACCTATTCGAGGCGCCCTATCATCCCTACACCCAGGGCCTCCTCCAGGCAGTCCCCACCCTGCGCGGGGACCTGGCCGCGAAGCGCCCGATCCCGGGCTCCCCTCCGGACATGCGACATCCGCCCTCGGGTTGTCGCTTCCATCCGCGCTGTCCCTATGCCGACGAGCTGTGCCGTCGGGTGGAGCCGATCTTGGAGGAGGCGGGCGGCCGTCGCGTGGCCTGTCATCACTGGCAACGCATCCACCAGGGCGCGCCGCTCCTGGAGGCTCTGCAATGA
- a CDS encoding ABC transporter permease: protein MRWLRRVLLALFTIWLVATLTFVVVEQAPGDIFYLMAQEIAQARGVSIEVAYAQVRSMVGYDPTRPLLQRYLEWMGELLQGNLGFSYFYRISVNQILFQALPWTVFVLSTALLLSFTIGVLLGLVIAVRRRTWLDPLITGYASLTDATPDYLTALLLLIFLALQLKWFPSKGAYDSSLTPGFNLPFLLSVLHHAALPITAYTLENIGAWALAMKGSAVSVLGEDFIAFARARGLRESRILTHYVGRNAILPMVTGLALAFGGMFGGSVLIETVFHYPGIGWFFKFALDHRDYGMMRGLLILTTVAIVMANLITDLIYPLLDPRIRMED from the coding sequence ATGCGCTGGCTACGGCGGGTGTTGCTGGCCTTGTTCACGATCTGGCTGGTGGCCACCCTCACCTTTGTGGTGGTGGAACAGGCGCCCGGTGATATCTTCTATTTGATGGCTCAAGAGATCGCCCAAGCCCGGGGGGTCTCCATCGAGGTGGCTTACGCCCAGGTGCGCAGCATGGTCGGCTACGATCCCACCCGTCCCCTCCTCCAGCGCTACCTCGAGTGGATGGGGGAGCTGCTGCAGGGGAACCTGGGCTTCTCCTACTTTTATCGCATCTCCGTGAATCAGATCCTCTTCCAGGCGCTGCCGTGGACGGTCTTTGTCCTCTCCACAGCGCTTTTGCTGAGCTTTACCATCGGCGTCCTGCTCGGGCTAGTGATCGCGGTCCGCCGGCGCACGTGGCTGGATCCTCTGATCACTGGCTACGCCTCCCTCACCGACGCCACGCCGGATTACCTGACCGCCCTCCTTCTGCTGATCTTCCTCGCCCTCCAGCTGAAATGGTTTCCCTCCAAAGGGGCTTATGACAGCAGCCTGACCCCAGGGTTCAACCTGCCCTTCCTGCTCAGCGTGCTTCACCACGCCGCCCTGCCCATCACCGCCTATACCCTGGAGAACATCGGGGCCTGGGCGCTGGCGATGAAGGGGAGCGCGGTCTCCGTCCTGGGTGAGGACTTCATCGCCTTTGCCCGGGCCCGGGGCTTGCGGGAAAGCCGCATCCTCACCCACTATGTCGGGCGCAACGCCATCCTGCCCATGGTCACCGGGCTGGCCCTGGCCTTCGGGGGGATGTTCGGAGGCTCCGTCCTGATCGAGACCGTCTTCCATTACCCTGGGATCGGCTGGTTCTTCAAGTTCGCCCTCGATCATCGGGACTACGGGATGATGCGAGGGTTGCTCATCCTCACCACGGTGGCCATCGTGATGGCCAACCTGATCACCGATCTGATCTATCCCCTGCTGGATCCCCGGATCCGGATGGAGGATTAA
- a CDS encoding ABC transporter ATP-binding protein, with product MKNSLITLEDVSLVFARGWPSRERVEAVAGVSLNIPEGGILALVGETGSGKTTLGKLVAGLYRPTRGRVLFRGQDLRAMDRRTFLEYRRAVQLVHQDAFAALNPVRTIYHSLKAPLLHHRLARTERDAREQVAALLTQVGLTPPELFLDKYPHQLSGGQRQRVLLARALTVQPRLIVADEPVSMVDVSLRLSILQLLRELNRRLGIAILYITHDLATARYLAEDGQLAVMYLGKIVEHGTFREILGNPRHPYLQALLSAVPIPDPRSARSMRPMTLQEIDPPDPRRPPSGCRFHPRCPYARPICREIPPALEGPVDHRVACHFAAEIPPWHPLSAASPSQWA from the coding sequence ATGAAGAACAGCCTGATCACCCTGGAGGATGTCTCCTTGGTCTTCGCGCGAGGCTGGCCTTCTCGGGAGCGGGTCGAAGCCGTAGCGGGTGTATCCCTGAACATCCCGGAGGGTGGGATCCTGGCCCTGGTGGGGGAGACCGGGAGCGGGAAGACCACCTTGGGCAAGCTGGTCGCCGGCCTCTACCGGCCCACCCGGGGCCGCGTCCTCTTTCGAGGGCAAGATCTGCGGGCCATGGACCGCCGCACGTTCCTGGAATACCGGCGAGCTGTCCAGTTGGTGCATCAGGACGCCTTCGCCGCCTTGAACCCGGTCCGCACCATTTACCACTCCCTGAAAGCCCCTCTGCTCCATCATCGTCTCGCCCGGACCGAGCGGGATGCTCGGGAGCAGGTCGCAGCGCTGCTCACCCAGGTCGGGCTGACGCCGCCGGAGCTCTTCCTGGACAAGTATCCGCATCAGCTGAGCGGAGGCCAGCGCCAGCGGGTTCTCCTCGCCCGCGCCCTCACCGTGCAACCCCGCCTCATCGTGGCCGACGAGCCGGTTTCGATGGTCGACGTCTCGCTACGCCTTTCTATCCTTCAGCTGCTGCGCGAGCTCAACCGCCGCCTGGGCATCGCCATCCTTTACATCACCCACGATTTGGCAACCGCCCGTTACCTGGCTGAGGACGGACAGCTGGCGGTGATGTATTTGGGGAAGATCGTGGAACACGGCACCTTTCGGGAGATCCTGGGGAACCCGCGGCATCCTTACCTGCAAGCCCTCCTTTCGGCGGTGCCCATCCCGGATCCGCGGAGCGCTCGTTCGATGCGTCCGATGACGCTCCAGGAGATTGATCCGCCGGATCCCCGGCGCCCGCCTTCCGGATGTCGGTTTCACCCACGCTGCCCTTACGCGCGTCCCATCTGCCGGGAGATCCCTCCGGCTCTCGAAGGCCCCGTGGATCATCGCGTGGCCTGCCATTTCGCGGCGGAGATCCCACCATGGCACCCGCTATCAGCCGCCTCGCCTTCACAATGGGCCTGA
- a CDS encoding ABC transporter permease codes for MGTAAFLGDLLQALRENRRAVVGGLILTGYLLMALVGPALVPLDPTMKYAERFRPPSLAHPLGTDYAGRDVLAQIIHGSRDVLAIAFLTALFTTAVAVGVGTLAGYSGGAVDAVLMLLTNVQLTVPAVPVYLLIGSVFQVRDPIGFAALISLWMWGPLARAVRSQILSLKERDFIEAARVLGLSTFHILFRELFPNLTPFVVIHFIRIMRDAITASVGLIFLGLAPFSPTNWGTMLNLAVFQTGAIYIPNALHYVIAPMAVIVLFQLGAIFFAHGLDEILNPRLRAPA; via the coding sequence ATGGGCACGGCCGCGTTCCTGGGTGATCTTCTCCAGGCGCTGCGAGAGAATCGACGGGCTGTTGTGGGGGGCCTGATCCTGACCGGTTACCTCTTGATGGCCCTCGTCGGACCGGCGCTCGTTCCCCTCGACCCCACCATGAAATACGCGGAACGGTTCCGACCACCTTCCCTCGCGCATCCTCTGGGCACCGATTATGCCGGGCGGGACGTGCTGGCCCAGATCATCCACGGCTCGCGGGATGTCCTGGCCATCGCCTTCCTCACCGCCCTGTTCACCACGGCCGTGGCCGTCGGCGTCGGAACCCTCGCGGGTTACTCCGGCGGCGCGGTGGACGCTGTTCTGATGTTGCTGACCAACGTTCAGCTCACCGTGCCGGCCGTGCCGGTTTACCTTCTCATCGGCTCGGTGTTCCAGGTCCGCGACCCCATTGGGTTCGCCGCCCTGATCAGCCTGTGGATGTGGGGCCCGCTGGCTCGCGCCGTTCGCTCACAGATCCTCTCGCTGAAGGAGCGCGATTTCATCGAGGCCGCCCGGGTCCTGGGGCTGAGCACTTTTCATATCCTGTTCCGCGAGCTCTTTCCGAACCTGACCCCATTTGTGGTCATCCACTTCATTCGGATCATGCGGGACGCCATCACGGCGAGCGTAGGGTTGATCTTCCTGGGGCTGGCTCCCTTCTCGCCCACCAACTGGGGCACGATGCTGAACCTGGCCGTTTTCCAGACCGGTGCCATCTATATCCCCAACGCACTTCACTACGTGATCGCGCCAATGGCGGTGATCGTCCTCTTCCAGCTGGGGGCAATCTTCTTCGCCCACGGGCTGGATGAGATCCTGAACCCCCGTCTCCGAGCTCCGGCATGA
- a CDS encoding ABC transporter substrate-binding protein — translation MSRGSSLRARFFFILAALALGLSACAPATPAPGPTASPTPVVVEKVVTPTPAPRPREFVLGTSWEVPPAYHGNPFAPGGVGGAWWFVFQPLLIYVPATGEAIPSLAESFEEAPDRITFRLRQTGWSDGTPFTSKDVWASFVLMKLMWNWPGEVDRVETPDERTAVIVWKQPLANPKALISSAPILVNVTAYGKFAEEAAKWLGQTGAEAEEALNKIRQEVSGFKPEKPVAVGPFQVESVSASEMILTKNPHHYAAKNIGIDRIRFLRWTSNEVMWAFHLAGELDASHAAAPKDVADQILQRQPKTRLQLVTDLSEFALLFNLRKAPFNDVRFRKAIAYLIDRDKVREISYYAGLTSAPYSHGVLKSFEEQWLGKDFLGSLTAYNLDPAKAEALLKEMGWTNGPDGKWRDPTGKAPEFEILAQAGATDWILAAEAIATQLNKHFQVRTRTVEPGVYPTTLRGGQFDMAIQFGSAWWGTAHPLTGYYRLYQGEAAEFTGAKDVMATMKGPQGEDVNVAQALDSLLKEPNPERQKAIVRQLAWITNENLPVLSLLEKQLMIFHVDGVRVTGWPAANDPLWTVAPGAIERFYTHLLIQGILKPAP, via the coding sequence ATGTCCCGAGGATCCAGCTTGCGCGCGCGGTTCTTCTTCATCCTCGCGGCGCTCGCCCTCGGGCTGAGCGCCTGCGCGCCCGCCACCCCCGCTCCTGGGCCCACCGCCTCCCCCACCCCCGTCGTGGTTGAGAAAGTGGTGACCCCCACGCCTGCCCCACGTCCGAGGGAGTTCGTGCTGGGCACCAGCTGGGAGGTCCCGCCCGCTTACCACGGCAACCCCTTCGCTCCCGGCGGGGTCGGGGGCGCCTGGTGGTTCGTCTTCCAGCCGCTGCTCATCTACGTCCCGGCCACCGGCGAAGCCATTCCCAGCCTGGCGGAATCCTTTGAGGAAGCGCCGGACCGCATCACCTTCCGACTGCGCCAGACCGGCTGGTCAGATGGCACCCCCTTCACCAGCAAGGATGTATGGGCCTCCTTCGTCCTGATGAAGCTGATGTGGAACTGGCCCGGCGAGGTCGATCGGGTGGAAACCCCCGATGAACGAACGGCGGTCATCGTATGGAAGCAGCCCCTGGCGAACCCTAAGGCCTTGATCAGCAGCGCTCCCATTCTGGTCAACGTCACCGCCTACGGGAAGTTCGCGGAAGAGGCCGCCAAATGGCTGGGCCAGACTGGCGCTGAGGCGGAGGAGGCGCTGAACAAGATCCGCCAGGAGGTCTCCGGTTTCAAGCCGGAGAAGCCCGTCGCCGTCGGCCCCTTCCAGGTCGAGAGCGTCAGCGCTTCGGAGATGATCCTGACCAAGAACCCTCACCATTATGCCGCGAAGAACATCGGCATCGACCGCATCCGCTTCCTGCGCTGGACCTCCAACGAGGTGATGTGGGCTTTCCATCTGGCCGGGGAACTGGACGCCAGCCATGCGGCGGCCCCTAAGGATGTTGCGGATCAGATCCTGCAACGCCAGCCCAAGACGCGGCTTCAGCTGGTCACCGACCTTTCCGAGTTTGCCCTGCTCTTCAACCTGCGCAAAGCGCCCTTCAACGATGTCCGCTTCCGCAAGGCCATCGCCTACCTCATCGACCGCGACAAGGTCCGGGAGATCTCTTACTACGCTGGGCTCACCTCCGCCCCTTACTCCCACGGCGTCCTCAAGTCCTTTGAGGAGCAGTGGCTCGGAAAGGATTTCCTCGGCTCCCTTACGGCTTACAATCTTGACCCGGCGAAGGCAGAAGCCTTGCTGAAGGAGATGGGCTGGACCAATGGGCCCGACGGCAAATGGCGGGATCCCACGGGCAAGGCCCCTGAGTTTGAGATCCTGGCCCAGGCGGGGGCCACGGATTGGATCCTGGCCGCGGAGGCCATCGCCACCCAGCTGAACAAACACTTCCAGGTCCGGACCCGCACCGTTGAGCCCGGGGTGTATCCCACCACCCTGCGGGGCGGCCAGTTCGACATGGCCATCCAGTTCGGCAGCGCTTGGTGGGGCACGGCCCACCCGCTCACCGGCTATTACCGCCTCTACCAGGGCGAGGCCGCGGAGTTCACCGGTGCCAAAGACGTCATGGCGACGATGAAGGGTCCGCAAGGCGAGGACGTGAACGTCGCCCAGGCCCTGGACAGCCTTCTGAAGGAGCCGAATCCGGAGCGCCAGAAGGCGATCGTCCGCCAGCTGGCCTGGATCACCAATGAGAATCTGCCGGTCCTTAGCTTGCTGGAGAAGCAGCTGATGATCTTCCATGTCGATGGTGTCCGGGTAACAGGCTGGCCGGCGGCGAACGACCCGCTGTGGACGGTGGCTCCCGGTGCCATCGAGCGTTTCTACACTCATCTGCTCATCCAGGGCATCTTGAAGCCGGCCCCGTAG
- the rplK gene encoding 50S ribosomal protein L11: MAKKVKAIIKLQIEAGKANPAPPIGPTLAPHGVNVMAFCKEYNARTAHMAGQIVPVEVTIYTDGSFTMELKTPPVSDLLRRAAGVEKGSSEPNRQIVGKITRQQLREIAELKMKDLNTDDIEAAMRMIAGTARSMGIQIVD; this comes from the coding sequence ATGGCCAAGAAGGTTAAGGCGATCATCAAACTTCAAATCGAGGCGGGCAAGGCCAACCCGGCCCCTCCGATTGGGCCGACCCTAGCCCCGCATGGGGTCAACGTGATGGCCTTCTGCAAGGAATACAACGCTCGCACCGCCCATATGGCGGGGCAGATCGTGCCGGTGGAGGTCACGATCTACACCGACGGCTCCTTCACCATGGAGCTCAAGACGCCTCCGGTGTCGGATCTCCTGCGTCGGGCGGCGGGCGTGGAGAAAGGGTCCTCGGAGCCGAACCGGCAGATCGTGGGCAAGATCACCCGTCAGCAGCTTCGGGAGATCGCCGAGCTGAAGATGAAGGACCTGAACACCGACGACATCGAGGCCGCTATGCGCATGATCGCCGGCACCGCCCGCAGCATGGGGATCCAGATCGTGGATTAA
- the nusG gene encoding transcription termination/antitermination protein NusG yields the protein MEEERSVPQEPVEVDTESLEELLRELELEEPASAPPEKGEEPVMEPLQAPGEGAVEASAEPAWYVVHCYSGSEHKVKHNLEQRIASLGMQHKIFNIVVPEEEEIEIKEGKKRPVRRRIYPGYILVEMIMDEDSWAVVRNTPGVTGFVGMGNQPTPLRPEEVQAIFKRMESKSPRIRVTFKPGQKVRITEGPFADFVGIVDEIDPDKAKVRVLVSFFGRETPVELDFTQVEKI from the coding sequence ATGGAGGAAGAGCGGTCGGTGCCACAGGAGCCGGTGGAGGTCGATACGGAGTCGCTGGAGGAGCTGCTGCGCGAACTGGAACTGGAAGAACCGGCCTCCGCTCCTCCCGAGAAAGGAGAGGAGCCCGTCATGGAACCCCTTCAGGCTCCCGGCGAAGGCGCGGTAGAAGCCTCCGCCGAACCCGCCTGGTATGTGGTGCATTGTTACTCCGGCTCCGAGCACAAGGTGAAGCATAATCTGGAGCAGCGCATCGCCTCCCTGGGCATGCAGCACAAAATCTTCAACATCGTGGTGCCCGAGGAGGAGGAGATCGAGATCAAAGAAGGCAAGAAACGTCCGGTCCGCCGGCGGATCTATCCCGGCTACATCCTGGTGGAGATGATTATGGACGAGGATTCATGGGCGGTGGTGCGGAACACGCCGGGGGTGACGGGCTTTGTGGGGATGGGCAACCAGCCCACCCCACTGCGCCCGGAGGAGGTCCAGGCGATCTTCAAGCGCATGGAGAGCAAATCCCCTCGCATCCGGGTCACCTTCAAGCCTGGCCAGAAGGTCCGCATCACCGAAGGCCCCTTCGCGGATTTCGTGGGCATCGTGGACGAGATCGACCCGGACAAAGCGAAGGTGCGGGTTCTGGTCTCCTTCTTCGGCCGGGAAACCCCGGTGGAGCTGGATTTCACCCAGGTGGAGAAGATCTAA
- a CDS encoding cellulase family glycosylhydrolase: MSGWVDHFLIGVNYWPRTKAMFWWKEFDPEEVRADMAEIAALNLEGVRIFLLWEDFMPIPERVDPRMLERLRQVLDLAAVNGLRVIVTLFTGHMSGVNWLPPWLLDGERESDPRFRLIAGGRVVKSRIRDLYEDPFALAAQVRMLEAAAEAVGDHPALLAWDLGNEPDLVLRPRTPEAAARWLDTLTRALRAIDPAHPITIGFHSPVLEEDLGFRVRTLAPMLDFLCMHGYPVYAAWARHPLDEQVLPFLARLTADLGGKPVLLEEFGLPTAPPGQPTQRIPIQLEDRAFEVTLISENETADFYERALEALVQEGALGAFIWCFTDYHPDLWTRPPCDRLIHERHFGLLRPDGSRKPAADVIARFAARRRPLAAPPSPLPVPADYEDRPGQALRSLYALFLQARGRSAL, translated from the coding sequence GTGAGCGGATGGGTAGATCACTTCCTCATCGGCGTGAACTACTGGCCGCGCACCAAGGCGATGTTCTGGTGGAAGGAATTCGACCCCGAAGAGGTCCGGGCGGACATGGCGGAGATCGCCGCCCTGAACCTGGAAGGGGTTCGCATCTTCCTGCTCTGGGAAGACTTCATGCCCATCCCCGAGAGGGTCGATCCCCGCATGCTGGAGCGCCTCCGCCAGGTGCTGGACCTGGCCGCGGTGAACGGACTGCGGGTGATCGTCACCCTCTTCACCGGGCACATGAGCGGCGTGAACTGGCTGCCGCCGTGGCTGCTCGACGGCGAGCGGGAAAGCGACCCCCGTTTCCGCTTGATCGCCGGCGGGCGCGTCGTGAAAAGCCGCATCCGGGACCTCTACGAGGACCCCTTCGCCCTCGCGGCGCAGGTCCGGATGCTGGAGGCTGCCGCTGAGGCGGTGGGGGATCATCCGGCGCTGCTCGCATGGGATCTGGGGAACGAACCGGACCTGGTCCTGCGGCCTCGAACCCCTGAGGCCGCTGCCCGGTGGCTGGACACCCTCACCCGGGCTCTGCGCGCCATCGATCCCGCCCATCCCATCACCATCGGCTTCCACAGCCCGGTGCTGGAGGAGGACCTGGGGTTCCGGGTGCGGACCCTCGCTCCCATGCTGGATTTCCTCTGCATGCACGGCTACCCGGTCTATGCGGCCTGGGCTCGCCATCCGCTGGATGAGCAGGTTCTCCCCTTCCTGGCTCGGCTCACCGCCGATCTGGGGGGGAAACCGGTGCTGCTGGAGGAGTTCGGATTGCCCACCGCGCCGCCCGGGCAGCCCACCCAACGGATCCCAATCCAGCTGGAGGATCGCGCGTTCGAGGTGACGCTGATCTCCGAGAACGAGACGGCGGATTTCTATGAACGGGCGCTGGAGGCGCTGGTTCAGGAAGGCGCCCTGGGGGCCTTCATCTGGTGTTTCACGGACTATCATCCGGATCTGTGGACACGGCCCCCGTGCGATCGCCTGATCCACGAGCGGCATTTCGGGCTGCTGCGGCCCGACGGATCCCGCAAGCCAGCAGCGGACGTCATCGCCCGTTTCGCCGCGCGCCGACGCCCGCTGGCCGCCCCTCCCTCCCCTTTGCCCGTCCCCGCGGATTACGAGGACCGGCCGGGGCAGGCGTTGCGATCGCTTTACGCCCTGTTCCTGCAGGCCCGGGGCCGCTCCGCATTGTAG
- the rplA gene encoding 50S ribosomal protein L1 — MGERGKKYLEALKKVDRERLYSPREALALVKETSYTRFDGTVEVHMRLGVDPRHADQQVRGVVVLPHGLGKRVRVLVFAAGEAARIAQEAGADYVISDDEGIKRIQEGWTDFDVAIATPDMMPKVGRLGRILGPRGLMPNPRAGTVVNPEDLPRAIREAKAGRVEFRVDKTANLHVPIGKVSFSVDQLLENFAALMDAVKKARPSGLKGPYIRKVVVSATMGPGIKVDPAAAQALEVSA; from the coding sequence ATGGGGGAGCGAGGCAAGAAATATCTGGAAGCGCTGAAGAAGGTGGATCGCGAGCGTCTCTACTCTCCCCGAGAGGCGCTCGCCCTGGTGAAGGAAACCAGCTACACCCGCTTCGACGGCACCGTGGAGGTCCACATGCGCCTGGGGGTGGATCCCCGCCACGCCGACCAGCAGGTCCGCGGGGTGGTGGTTCTCCCCCACGGGCTGGGCAAGCGGGTGCGGGTGCTGGTGTTCGCGGCCGGGGAGGCGGCGCGGATCGCCCAGGAGGCCGGGGCGGATTACGTGATCAGCGACGACGAAGGCATCAAGCGGATCCAGGAAGGGTGGACGGATTTCGACGTCGCCATCGCCACGCCCGACATGATGCCCAAGGTGGGGCGCCTGGGGCGCATCCTGGGCCCGCGGGGCCTGATGCCCAACCCGCGGGCGGGCACCGTGGTCAACCCGGAGGACCTGCCCCGGGCGATCCGGGAGGCCAAGGCCGGCCGGGTGGAGTTCCGGGTGGATAAGACCGCCAACCTCCACGTGCCCATCGGCAAGGTCAGTTTCTCGGTGGATCAGCTGCTGGAGAACTTCGCGGCCCTGATGGACGCGGTGAAGAAGGCGCGTCCTTCCGGGCTGAAGGGGCCCTATATCCGGAAGGTGGTGGTGAGCGCGACCATGGGGCCGGGCATCAAGGTGGACCCCGCAGCGGCTCAGGCCCTGGAGGTCTCGGCTTAA